Proteins from a genomic interval of Salinarchaeum sp. Harcht-Bsk1:
- a CDS encoding phosphatase PAP2 family protein produces the protein MSRSLGVVELIHSLLPDQSALLLGLLTQLGDVWFLFGATVVTYLFRPRDRERVAVVLGLALSTAALVEALKAVFALPRPTTPLATAELYPAALRGIFEATATGGGHGFPSGHATLSTVVLLGLAGAVRVGDARWRWLLAGGLVALVSLTRVALGVHYLVDVVAGVLIGLTVLAGVAWATEASPLDRPTTAFVIAATVGVAGVLVTAPTLGLDGSARPPHDSVVALGAALGALAGWQGLRLRATGTADPVAPDGDRLDTERWPPLRALLAVGPMLALLALVITGLVVGDEAAATAGLAGIGFGFAVALPVLVPEFDRLVAGYVPQWFRGETA, from the coding sequence GTGTCACGGAGCCTCGGCGTCGTCGAGCTGATCCACTCGCTGCTCCCGGACCAGTCGGCACTGCTGTTGGGCCTCCTGACCCAGCTCGGCGACGTCTGGTTCCTCTTCGGCGCGACCGTCGTCACCTACCTGTTCCGTCCGCGCGACCGGGAACGCGTCGCCGTCGTGCTCGGCCTCGCGCTGTCCACCGCCGCGCTGGTCGAGGCGCTGAAGGCGGTCTTCGCGCTGCCGCGCCCGACCACGCCGCTGGCGACCGCGGAGCTCTACCCGGCCGCACTCCGGGGGATCTTCGAGGCGACCGCGACGGGCGGCGGCCACGGGTTCCCGAGCGGCCACGCCACGCTCTCGACGGTCGTGTTGCTGGGGCTCGCCGGCGCGGTTCGGGTCGGCGACGCCCGCTGGCGCTGGCTGCTCGCGGGCGGCCTGGTCGCGCTCGTCTCGCTCACGCGAGTCGCGCTCGGCGTGCACTACCTCGTCGACGTCGTCGCGGGCGTCCTGATCGGACTGACGGTGCTGGCCGGCGTCGCCTGGGCGACCGAAGCCTCGCCGCTGGACCGGCCGACGACGGCGTTCGTGATCGCAGCGACCGTTGGCGTCGCCGGCGTCCTTGTGACGGCACCGACGCTCGGCCTCGACGGCTCGGCGAGGCCGCCCCACGACTCGGTCGTCGCGCTCGGCGCCGCGCTCGGCGCGCTCGCTGGCTGGCAGGGACTGCGGCTCCGCGCGACCGGTACCGCCGATCCGGTCGCGCCCGACGGGGATCGACTCGATACCGAGCGGTGGCCACCGCTTCGCGCGCTCCTCGCCGTGGGGCCGATGCTCGCGTTGCTCGCGCTGGTGATCACGGGACTCGTGGTGGGTGACGAAGCGGCCGCGACCGCCGGACTCGCTGGCATCGGCTTCGGGTTCGCCGTCGCGCTGCCGGTACTCGTCCCCGAGTTCGACCGACTGGTAGCCGGGTACGTTCCGCAGTGGTTCCGTGGCGAGACCGCGTGA